One Manihot esculenta cultivar AM560-2 chromosome 6, M.esculenta_v8, whole genome shotgun sequence DNA segment encodes these proteins:
- the LOC110617292 gene encoding DNA annealing helicase and endonuclease ZRANB3 isoform X1, with product MPITEEQRQRAEANRLAALAKRKAFTESITNRPQQQDQNNPWRLFKCRKLTPELTSTTIFPNSNAHLEQKFLVRLEICSPDSFSVTPEALQGFAYPGEEECLRRLNCCLSDIMPSHYTQNHGGGKACVYKLREYDEVFSCLKNSKGIEIQKIPFGTLNVIQRLAHSFETGRWEPLRPEHLNDEEVDELMGKLPRKILDVLLPFQVDGLRFGLRRGGRCLIADEMGLGKTLQAIAIAGCFMSEGPILVVCPAILRFSWAEEIERWLPSCLPSEIHLVFGHQNNPAYLTKCPRVVVISYTMLYHLRKSMIERQWALLIVDESHHVRCSKKKSESNEIKAVLEVAAKVKRVVLLSGTPSLSRPYDIFHQINMLWPGLLGQSKYDFAKTYCAVKRVQTSEGKHFQDFSKGIRLEELNMLLRQTVMIRRLKKHVMEQLPPKRRKIIRLSLKRSDIVLAKTAVGTLTDDASKDSEAICKSSQLSYQELGIAKLSGFCEWLSIQPLISESDGAAELDVNTNSQKMIIFAHHHKVLDGVQELMCEKGVCFVRIDGNTLARDRQSAVLSFQSSNEVKIAIIGITAGGVGLDFSSAQNVVFLELPQSPSLMLQAEDRAHRRGQTNAVNIYIFCAKDTMDERHWQYLNKSLHRVSSTTNGKYDAVPGIAVDGISYLETIGKSEQVLDAEYGNLSTTELRKLTDFGSAQAIQPLESHDEAAGMINDRSREQSSSVDSASVQADNFHLNVEKASGILDQETIGKSEQVLDAEYGNLSTTELRKLTDFGSAQAIQPLESHDEAAGMINDRSREQSSSVDSASVQADNFHLNVEKASGILDQELYNYFVANENPERNVSENEIGSHSGVSSSILDEGNGGKHQLEKEQKNYSRTTEIDNFRSIQEDGVPFSNQVYSLRFEVSKYTGRIHLYSCIPGTDSRPQPLFENFRPEELESLNSSVADDDKEITSRSLKVNPAYRHALLAFINEWNKLRPIERRKLVGKSLQLPLDIELSYLNENINHSTEGLLKGGSKRRMTPWHEISYPLPSNADWKKVNLSGSYGKKEKQYTQGWTLMDEPLCKLCQTPCKGINAKTPEFFEDLFCNLSCYEEYRVRTSSRSLRQELFQIEHGVCMNCKLDCHQLVKTIKPLSLERRREYIVKVAPNLASRKKFIDKLVNNPSEGNAWHADHIIPVYRGGGECRLENMRTLCVACHYDVTAAQRAERLVMRSKAKEQLKVIMRELKYNQNMVEIDSDSKGLGHSDVQEDETEDELLVKVPGSAYSAEQDADPEGEELNTSSKMED from the exons ATGCCGATCACAGAGGAGCagagacagagagcagaagcgAACCGATTGGCGGCTTTAGCAAAGAGAAAAGCATTCACGGAATCAATCACCAACCGACCACAACAACAAGACCAAAATAATCCATGGAGGCTCTTCAAGTGCCGAAAGCTCACTCCCGAGCTCACTTCTACTACCATTTTCCCCAATTCGAATGCTCATTTGGAGCAAAAGTTCCTGGTCCGGCTCGAAATATGCTCTCCTGACTCGTTCTCTGTCACGCCGGAGGCTTTACAAGGGTTTGCCTATCCGGGCGAAGAGGAGTGCTTAAGGAGATTAAACTGTTGCTTATCCGAT ATAATGCCATCACACTACACGCAGAATCACGGAGGTGGAAAGGCCTGTGTTTATAAGCTTAGAGAGTATGATGAAGTTTTTTCCTGTTTAAAGAATTCCAAGGGCATTGAAATTCAGAAGATACCTTTTGGCACACTAAATGTCATCCAAAGACTTGCACATTCCTTTGAGACTGGGCGATGGGAACCCCTCAGGCCTGAACATTTGAATGATGAAGAGGTTGATGAATTGATGGGGAAACTGCCAAGAAAGATATTGGATGTGCTGTTGCCCTTCCAAGTGGATGGTTTAAGATTTGGTTTGAGAAGGGGTGGTCGCTGTCTTATTGCAGATGAAATGGGTCTTGGAAAAACACTCCAG GCAATAGCTATTGCAGGTTGTTTCATGAGTGAAGGTCCCATACTTGTTGTTTGCCCTGCCATTTTGCGGTTTTCATGGGCAGAAGAAATAGAGCGATGGCTGCCCTCTTGTTTACCTTCTGAGATCCACCTTG TTTTTGGCCATCAAAATAATCCTGCATATCTAACAAAATGCCCAAGAGTTGTGGTTATTTCTTATACAATGCTTTATCACTTGAGAAAGAGCATGATTGAGAGACAATGGGCTCTCTTGATAGTTGATGAATCTCACCATGTCCGTTGTTCAAAGAAGAAGTCAGAATCAAATGAG ATAAAAGCTGTTCTTGAAGTGGCTGCTAAGGTCAAACGCGTAGTTCTTTTATCTGGGACACCTTCTTTATCCAG GCCATACGACATTTTTCATCAGATAAATATGTTATG GCCTGGTTTACTGGGACAGAGCAAGTATGATTTTGCGAAAACCTACTGTGCAGTTAAACGTGTCCAGACTTCTGAAGGAAAACACTTCCAG GATTTTTCGAAGGGCATTCGCTTGGAGGAATTGAACATGTTACTTAGACAAACTGTTATG ATAAGACGTTTGAAGAAGCATGTGATGGAGCAATTGCCACCAAAACGTCGAAAAATCATAAGATTGTCATTGAAGAGATCAGACATAGTCTTAGCAAAGACTGCTGTTGGGACTCTGACTGATGATGCTTCTAAAG ATAGTGAGGCTATTTGCAAGTCAAGCCAACTTTCTTATCAAGAACTTGGTATCGCAAAACTGTCTGGGTTTTGTGAATGGCTTTCCATTCAGCCTCTCATTTCAGAGTCAGATGGGGCAGCGGAATTGGATGTAAACACCAATTCTCAGAAAATGATAATTTTTGCCCATCACCATAAAGTCCTTGATGGAGTGCAG GAGCTCATGTGTGAGAAAGGGGTTTGTTTTGTCCGGATTGATGGAAATACACTTGCCAGAGATAGGCAATCAGCTGTACTTTCATTCCAATCTTCAAACGAG GTTAAGATTGCAATAATTGGTATAACTGCTGGGGGTGTTGGACTTGATTTCTCTTCAGCTCAAAATGTCGTGTTCTTGGAGCTGCCTCAGTCTCCATCACTGATGCTTCAG GCTGAAGATAGAGCTCATAGGCGTGGGCAGACGAATGCAGTTAACATATACATCTTTTGCGCAAAG GACACTATGGATGAAAGACACTGGCAATACTTAAACAAGAGTCTACATCGAGTTTCATCAACTACAAATGGAAAATATGATGCAGTACCCGGAATAGCA GTTGATGGTATTTCCTATCTAGAAACAATTGGTAAAAGTGAGCAAGTTCTCGATGCCGAATATGGCAACCTTTCTACCACAGAGCTGAGGAAATTAACAGATTTTGGCTCAGCACAGGCTATACAACCTTTAGAAAGCCATGATGAAGCAGCTGGAATGATAAATGATAGATCCCGAGAACAATCTAGCTCTGTTGACAGTGCTTCAGTTCAAGCGGATAATTTTCATCTTAAT gTAGAGAAGGCTAGTGGTATTCTTGATCAAGAAACAATTGGTAAAAGTGAGCAAGTTCTCGATGCAGAATATGGCAACCTTTCTACCACAGAGCTGAGGAAATTAACAGATTTTGGCTCAGCACAGGCTATACAACCTTTAGAAAGCCATGATGAAGCAGCTGGAATGATAAATGATAGATCCCGAGAACAATCTAGCTCTGTTGACAGTGCTTCAGTTCAAGCGGATAATTTTCATCTTAAT gTAGAGAAGGCTAGTGGTATTCTTGATCAAGAACTGTACAATTATTTTGTTGCAAATGAAAACCCGGAGAGAAATGTTTCTGAAAATGAAATTGGTAGTCATAGCGGGGTTTCTTCTTCTATCTTGGATGAGGGAAATGGAGGCAAGCATCAGTTAGAAAAG gaacaaaaaaattattctcGAACAACAGAAATAGACAACTTTAGATCTATTCAGGAAGATGGTGTACCTTTCTCCAACCAAGTATACTCTCTGCGCTTTGAG GTGAGTAAATATACTGGGAGGATTCACTTGTATTCCTGCATTCCAGGGACAGACTCAAGACCACAACCATTGTTTGAAAATTTCCGTCCAGAGGAACTTGAGTCACTTAATTCTTCGGTAGCCGATGATGACAAGGAAATAACTTCTAGATCTTTGAAGGTCAACCCAGCATATAGACATGCTCTTCTTGCATTCATTAACGAATGGAATAAACTAAGGCCCATTGAGAGAAGGAAATTAGTTGGAAAGAGTTTGCAGCTTCCTCTAGATATCGAGTTGTCATACTTGAATGAAAATATTAACCACAGCACTGAG GGACTGCTGAAGGGAGGAAGCAAGCGACGCATGACTCCATGGCATGAGATTAGCTACCCTTTACCATCCAATGCTGATTGGAAAAAGGTAAATTTATCTGGTAGCTatggaaagaaagaaaaacaataTACGCAGGGTTGGACCCTAATGGATGAGCCACTGTGTAAACTCTGTCAAACGCCATGCAA GGGCATCAATGCCAAGACACCTGAATTTTTTGAGGATCTTTTCTGTAACCTTAGCTGCTATGAAGAATATCGTGTGAGGACTAGTAGCAGGTCCCTTCGTCAG GAACTTTTTCAAATAGAACATGGGGTTTGCATGAATTGTAAGTTAGACTGTCATCAACTTGTGAAGACAATCAAACCTTTGTCATTGGAGAGGCGAAGAGAATATATAGTGAAAGTAGCACCAAATTTGGCAAGTCGGAAGAAATT CATTGATAAGCTTGTGAATAATCCATCTGAAGGCAATGCGTGGCACGCAGACCACATTATTCCTGTCTACCGAGGTGGAG GTGAATGCAGGTTAGAGAACATGAGGACTCTTTGTGTTGCCTGCCATTATGATGTTACTGCAGCACAACGTGCCGAACGACTTGTAATGAGGTCCAAGGCCAAGGAACAGCTCAAAGTCATCATGCGTGAACTCAAATATAACCAGAACATGGTGGAGATTGACAGTGATTCTAAG GGCCTAGGACATTCTGACGTGCAAGAGGATGAAACTGAAGATGAACTTTTAGTCAAAGTTCCTGGAAGTGCCTATTCTGCAGAACAGGACGCTGATCCTGAAGGCGAAGAATTGAATACATCTTCGAAAATGGAAGATTGA
- the LOC110617292 gene encoding DNA annealing helicase and endonuclease ZRANB3 isoform X3 has translation MPITEEQRQRAEANRLAALAKRKAFTESITNRPQQQDQNNPWRLFKCRKLTPELTSTTIFPNSNAHLEQKFLVRLEICSPDSFSVTPEALQGFAYPGEEECLRRLNCCLSDIMPSHYTQNHGGGKACVYKLREYDEVFSCLKNSKGIEIQKIPFGTLNVIQRLAHSFETGRWEPLRPEHLNDEEVDELMGKLPRKILDVLLPFQVDGLRFGLRRGGRCLIADEMGLGKTLQAIAIAGCFMSEGPILVVCPAILRFSWAEEIERWLPSCLPSEIHLVFGHQNNPAYLTKCPRVVVISYTMLYHLRKSMIERQWALLIVDESHHVRCSKKKSESNEIKAVLEVAAKVKRVVLLSGTPSLSRPYDIFHQINMLWPGLLGQSKYDFAKTYCAVKRVQTSEGKHFQDFSKGIRLEELNMLLRQTVMIRRLKKHVMEQLPPKRRKIIRLSLKRSDIVLAKTAVGTLTDDASKDSEAICKSSQLSYQELGIAKLSGFCEWLSIQPLISESDGAAELDVNTNSQKMIIFAHHHKVLDGVQELMCEKGVCFVRIDGNTLARDRQSAVLSFQSSNEVKIAIIGITAGGVGLDFSSAQNVVFLELPQSPSLMLQAEDRAHRRGQTNAVNIYIFCAKDTMDERHWQYLNKSLHRVSSTTNGKYDAVPGIAVDGISYLETIGKSEQVLDAEYGNLSTTELRKLTDFGSAQAIQPLESHDEAAGMINDRSREQSSSVDSASVQADNFHLNVEKASGILDQELYNYFVANENPERNVSENEIGSHSGVSSSILDEGNGGKHQLEKEQKNYSRTTEIDNFRSIQEDGVPFSNQVYSLRFEVSKYTGRIHLYSCIPGTDSRPQPLFENFRPEELESLNSSVADDDKEITSRSLKVNPAYRHALLAFINEWNKLRPIERRKLVGKSLQLPLDIELSYLNENINHSTEGLLKGGSKRRMTPWHEISYPLPSNADWKKVNLSGSYGKKEKQYTQGWTLMDEPLCKLCQTPCKGINAKTPEFFEDLFCNLSCYEEYRVRTSSRSLRQELFQIEHGVCMNCKLDCHQLVKTIKPLSLERRREYIVKVAPNLASRKKFIDKLVNNPSEGNAWHADHIIPVYRGGGECRLENMRTLCVACHYDVTAAQRAERLVMRSKAKEQLKVIMRELKYNQNMVEIDSDSKGLGHSDVQEDETEDELLVKVPGSAYSAEQDADPEGEELNTSSKMED, from the exons ATGCCGATCACAGAGGAGCagagacagagagcagaagcgAACCGATTGGCGGCTTTAGCAAAGAGAAAAGCATTCACGGAATCAATCACCAACCGACCACAACAACAAGACCAAAATAATCCATGGAGGCTCTTCAAGTGCCGAAAGCTCACTCCCGAGCTCACTTCTACTACCATTTTCCCCAATTCGAATGCTCATTTGGAGCAAAAGTTCCTGGTCCGGCTCGAAATATGCTCTCCTGACTCGTTCTCTGTCACGCCGGAGGCTTTACAAGGGTTTGCCTATCCGGGCGAAGAGGAGTGCTTAAGGAGATTAAACTGTTGCTTATCCGAT ATAATGCCATCACACTACACGCAGAATCACGGAGGTGGAAAGGCCTGTGTTTATAAGCTTAGAGAGTATGATGAAGTTTTTTCCTGTTTAAAGAATTCCAAGGGCATTGAAATTCAGAAGATACCTTTTGGCACACTAAATGTCATCCAAAGACTTGCACATTCCTTTGAGACTGGGCGATGGGAACCCCTCAGGCCTGAACATTTGAATGATGAAGAGGTTGATGAATTGATGGGGAAACTGCCAAGAAAGATATTGGATGTGCTGTTGCCCTTCCAAGTGGATGGTTTAAGATTTGGTTTGAGAAGGGGTGGTCGCTGTCTTATTGCAGATGAAATGGGTCTTGGAAAAACACTCCAG GCAATAGCTATTGCAGGTTGTTTCATGAGTGAAGGTCCCATACTTGTTGTTTGCCCTGCCATTTTGCGGTTTTCATGGGCAGAAGAAATAGAGCGATGGCTGCCCTCTTGTTTACCTTCTGAGATCCACCTTG TTTTTGGCCATCAAAATAATCCTGCATATCTAACAAAATGCCCAAGAGTTGTGGTTATTTCTTATACAATGCTTTATCACTTGAGAAAGAGCATGATTGAGAGACAATGGGCTCTCTTGATAGTTGATGAATCTCACCATGTCCGTTGTTCAAAGAAGAAGTCAGAATCAAATGAG ATAAAAGCTGTTCTTGAAGTGGCTGCTAAGGTCAAACGCGTAGTTCTTTTATCTGGGACACCTTCTTTATCCAG GCCATACGACATTTTTCATCAGATAAATATGTTATG GCCTGGTTTACTGGGACAGAGCAAGTATGATTTTGCGAAAACCTACTGTGCAGTTAAACGTGTCCAGACTTCTGAAGGAAAACACTTCCAG GATTTTTCGAAGGGCATTCGCTTGGAGGAATTGAACATGTTACTTAGACAAACTGTTATG ATAAGACGTTTGAAGAAGCATGTGATGGAGCAATTGCCACCAAAACGTCGAAAAATCATAAGATTGTCATTGAAGAGATCAGACATAGTCTTAGCAAAGACTGCTGTTGGGACTCTGACTGATGATGCTTCTAAAG ATAGTGAGGCTATTTGCAAGTCAAGCCAACTTTCTTATCAAGAACTTGGTATCGCAAAACTGTCTGGGTTTTGTGAATGGCTTTCCATTCAGCCTCTCATTTCAGAGTCAGATGGGGCAGCGGAATTGGATGTAAACACCAATTCTCAGAAAATGATAATTTTTGCCCATCACCATAAAGTCCTTGATGGAGTGCAG GAGCTCATGTGTGAGAAAGGGGTTTGTTTTGTCCGGATTGATGGAAATACACTTGCCAGAGATAGGCAATCAGCTGTACTTTCATTCCAATCTTCAAACGAG GTTAAGATTGCAATAATTGGTATAACTGCTGGGGGTGTTGGACTTGATTTCTCTTCAGCTCAAAATGTCGTGTTCTTGGAGCTGCCTCAGTCTCCATCACTGATGCTTCAG GCTGAAGATAGAGCTCATAGGCGTGGGCAGACGAATGCAGTTAACATATACATCTTTTGCGCAAAG GACACTATGGATGAAAGACACTGGCAATACTTAAACAAGAGTCTACATCGAGTTTCATCAACTACAAATGGAAAATATGATGCAGTACCCGGAATAGCA GTTGATGGTATTTCCTATCTAGAAACAATTG GTAAAAGTGAGCAAGTTCTCGATGCAGAATATGGCAACCTTTCTACCACAGAGCTGAGGAAATTAACAGATTTTGGCTCAGCACAGGCTATACAACCTTTAGAAAGCCATGATGAAGCAGCTGGAATGATAAATGATAGATCCCGAGAACAATCTAGCTCTGTTGACAGTGCTTCAGTTCAAGCGGATAATTTTCATCTTAAT gTAGAGAAGGCTAGTGGTATTCTTGATCAAGAACTGTACAATTATTTTGTTGCAAATGAAAACCCGGAGAGAAATGTTTCTGAAAATGAAATTGGTAGTCATAGCGGGGTTTCTTCTTCTATCTTGGATGAGGGAAATGGAGGCAAGCATCAGTTAGAAAAG gaacaaaaaaattattctcGAACAACAGAAATAGACAACTTTAGATCTATTCAGGAAGATGGTGTACCTTTCTCCAACCAAGTATACTCTCTGCGCTTTGAG GTGAGTAAATATACTGGGAGGATTCACTTGTATTCCTGCATTCCAGGGACAGACTCAAGACCACAACCATTGTTTGAAAATTTCCGTCCAGAGGAACTTGAGTCACTTAATTCTTCGGTAGCCGATGATGACAAGGAAATAACTTCTAGATCTTTGAAGGTCAACCCAGCATATAGACATGCTCTTCTTGCATTCATTAACGAATGGAATAAACTAAGGCCCATTGAGAGAAGGAAATTAGTTGGAAAGAGTTTGCAGCTTCCTCTAGATATCGAGTTGTCATACTTGAATGAAAATATTAACCACAGCACTGAG GGACTGCTGAAGGGAGGAAGCAAGCGACGCATGACTCCATGGCATGAGATTAGCTACCCTTTACCATCCAATGCTGATTGGAAAAAGGTAAATTTATCTGGTAGCTatggaaagaaagaaaaacaataTACGCAGGGTTGGACCCTAATGGATGAGCCACTGTGTAAACTCTGTCAAACGCCATGCAA GGGCATCAATGCCAAGACACCTGAATTTTTTGAGGATCTTTTCTGTAACCTTAGCTGCTATGAAGAATATCGTGTGAGGACTAGTAGCAGGTCCCTTCGTCAG GAACTTTTTCAAATAGAACATGGGGTTTGCATGAATTGTAAGTTAGACTGTCATCAACTTGTGAAGACAATCAAACCTTTGTCATTGGAGAGGCGAAGAGAATATATAGTGAAAGTAGCACCAAATTTGGCAAGTCGGAAGAAATT CATTGATAAGCTTGTGAATAATCCATCTGAAGGCAATGCGTGGCACGCAGACCACATTATTCCTGTCTACCGAGGTGGAG GTGAATGCAGGTTAGAGAACATGAGGACTCTTTGTGTTGCCTGCCATTATGATGTTACTGCAGCACAACGTGCCGAACGACTTGTAATGAGGTCCAAGGCCAAGGAACAGCTCAAAGTCATCATGCGTGAACTCAAATATAACCAGAACATGGTGGAGATTGACAGTGATTCTAAG GGCCTAGGACATTCTGACGTGCAAGAGGATGAAACTGAAGATGAACTTTTAGTCAAAGTTCCTGGAAGTGCCTATTCTGCAGAACAGGACGCTGATCCTGAAGGCGAAGAATTGAATACATCTTCGAAAATGGAAGATTGA
- the LOC110617292 gene encoding DNA annealing helicase and endonuclease ZRANB3 isoform X2 codes for MPITEEQRQRAEANRLAALAKRKAFTESITNRPQQQDQNNPWRLFKCRKLTPELTSTTIFPNSNAHLEQKFLVRLEICSPDSFSVTPEALQGFAYPGEEECLRRLNCCLSDIMPSHYTQNHGGGKACVYKLREYDEVFSCLKNSKGIEIQKIPFGTLNVIQRLAHSFETGRWEPLRPEHLNDEEVDELMGKLPRKILDVLLPFQVDGLRFGLRRGGRCLIADEMGLGKTLQAIAIAGCFMSEGPILVVCPAILRFSWAEEIERWLPSCLPSEIHLVFGHQNNPAYLTKCPRVVVISYTMLYHLRKSMIERQWALLIVDESHHVRCSKKKSESNEIKAVLEVAAKVKRVVLLSGTPSLSRPYDIFHQINMLWPGLLGQSKYDFAKTYCAVKRVQTSEGKHFQDFSKGIRLEELNMLLRQTVMIRRLKKHVMEQLPPKRRKIIRLSLKRSDIVLAKTAVGTLTDDASKDSEAICKSSQLSYQELGIAKLSGFCEWLSIQPLISESDGAAELDVNTNSQKMIIFAHHHKVLDGVQELMCEKGVCFVRIDGNTLARDRQSAVLSFQSSNEVKIAIIGITAGGVGLDFSSAQNVVFLELPQSPSLMLQAEDRAHRRGQTNAVNIYIFCAKDTMDERHWQYLNKSLHRVSSTTNGKYDAVPGIAVDGISYLETIGKSEQVLDAEYGNLSTTELRKLTDFGSAQAIQPLESHDEAAGMINDRSREQSSSVDSASVQADNFHLNVEKASGILDQELYNYFVANENPERNVSENEIGSHSGVSSSILDEGNGGKHQLEKEQKNYSRTTEIDNFRSIQEDGVPFSNQVYSLRFEVSKYTGRIHLYSCIPGTDSRPQPLFENFRPEELESLNSSVADDDKEITSRSLKVNPAYRHALLAFINEWNKLRPIERRKLVGKSLQLPLDIELSYLNENINHSTEGLLKGGSKRRMTPWHEISYPLPSNADWKKVNLSGSYGKKEKQYTQGWTLMDEPLCKLCQTPCKGINAKTPEFFEDLFCNLSCYEEYRVRTSSRSLRQELFQIEHGVCMNCKLDCHQLVKTIKPLSLERRREYIVKVAPNLASRKKFIDKLVNNPSEGNAWHADHIIPVYRGGGECRLENMRTLCVACHYDVTAAQRAERLVMRSKAKEQLKVIMRELKYNQNMVEIDSDSKGLGHSDVQEDETEDELLVKVPGSAYSAEQDADPEGEELNTSSKMED; via the exons ATGCCGATCACAGAGGAGCagagacagagagcagaagcgAACCGATTGGCGGCTTTAGCAAAGAGAAAAGCATTCACGGAATCAATCACCAACCGACCACAACAACAAGACCAAAATAATCCATGGAGGCTCTTCAAGTGCCGAAAGCTCACTCCCGAGCTCACTTCTACTACCATTTTCCCCAATTCGAATGCTCATTTGGAGCAAAAGTTCCTGGTCCGGCTCGAAATATGCTCTCCTGACTCGTTCTCTGTCACGCCGGAGGCTTTACAAGGGTTTGCCTATCCGGGCGAAGAGGAGTGCTTAAGGAGATTAAACTGTTGCTTATCCGAT ATAATGCCATCACACTACACGCAGAATCACGGAGGTGGAAAGGCCTGTGTTTATAAGCTTAGAGAGTATGATGAAGTTTTTTCCTGTTTAAAGAATTCCAAGGGCATTGAAATTCAGAAGATACCTTTTGGCACACTAAATGTCATCCAAAGACTTGCACATTCCTTTGAGACTGGGCGATGGGAACCCCTCAGGCCTGAACATTTGAATGATGAAGAGGTTGATGAATTGATGGGGAAACTGCCAAGAAAGATATTGGATGTGCTGTTGCCCTTCCAAGTGGATGGTTTAAGATTTGGTTTGAGAAGGGGTGGTCGCTGTCTTATTGCAGATGAAATGGGTCTTGGAAAAACACTCCAG GCAATAGCTATTGCAGGTTGTTTCATGAGTGAAGGTCCCATACTTGTTGTTTGCCCTGCCATTTTGCGGTTTTCATGGGCAGAAGAAATAGAGCGATGGCTGCCCTCTTGTTTACCTTCTGAGATCCACCTTG TTTTTGGCCATCAAAATAATCCTGCATATCTAACAAAATGCCCAAGAGTTGTGGTTATTTCTTATACAATGCTTTATCACTTGAGAAAGAGCATGATTGAGAGACAATGGGCTCTCTTGATAGTTGATGAATCTCACCATGTCCGTTGTTCAAAGAAGAAGTCAGAATCAAATGAG ATAAAAGCTGTTCTTGAAGTGGCTGCTAAGGTCAAACGCGTAGTTCTTTTATCTGGGACACCTTCTTTATCCAG GCCATACGACATTTTTCATCAGATAAATATGTTATG GCCTGGTTTACTGGGACAGAGCAAGTATGATTTTGCGAAAACCTACTGTGCAGTTAAACGTGTCCAGACTTCTGAAGGAAAACACTTCCAG GATTTTTCGAAGGGCATTCGCTTGGAGGAATTGAACATGTTACTTAGACAAACTGTTATG ATAAGACGTTTGAAGAAGCATGTGATGGAGCAATTGCCACCAAAACGTCGAAAAATCATAAGATTGTCATTGAAGAGATCAGACATAGTCTTAGCAAAGACTGCTGTTGGGACTCTGACTGATGATGCTTCTAAAG ATAGTGAGGCTATTTGCAAGTCAAGCCAACTTTCTTATCAAGAACTTGGTATCGCAAAACTGTCTGGGTTTTGTGAATGGCTTTCCATTCAGCCTCTCATTTCAGAGTCAGATGGGGCAGCGGAATTGGATGTAAACACCAATTCTCAGAAAATGATAATTTTTGCCCATCACCATAAAGTCCTTGATGGAGTGCAG GAGCTCATGTGTGAGAAAGGGGTTTGTTTTGTCCGGATTGATGGAAATACACTTGCCAGAGATAGGCAATCAGCTGTACTTTCATTCCAATCTTCAAACGAG GTTAAGATTGCAATAATTGGTATAACTGCTGGGGGTGTTGGACTTGATTTCTCTTCAGCTCAAAATGTCGTGTTCTTGGAGCTGCCTCAGTCTCCATCACTGATGCTTCAG GCTGAAGATAGAGCTCATAGGCGTGGGCAGACGAATGCAGTTAACATATACATCTTTTGCGCAAAG GACACTATGGATGAAAGACACTGGCAATACTTAAACAAGAGTCTACATCGAGTTTCATCAACTACAAATGGAAAATATGATGCAGTACCCGGAATAGCA GTTGATGGTATTTCCTATCTAGAAACAATTGGTAAAAGTGAGCAAGTTCTCGATGCCGAATATGGCAACCTTTCTACCACAGAGCTGAGGAAATTAACAGATTTTGGCTCAGCACAGGCTATACAACCTTTAGAAAGCCATGATGAAGCAGCTGGAATGATAAATGATAGATCCCGAGAACAATCTAGCTCTGTTGACAGTGCTTCAGTTCAAGCGGATAATTTTCATCTTAAT gTAGAGAAGGCTAGTGGTATTCTTGATCAAGAACTGTACAATTATTTTGTTGCAAATGAAAACCCGGAGAGAAATGTTTCTGAAAATGAAATTGGTAGTCATAGCGGGGTTTCTTCTTCTATCTTGGATGAGGGAAATGGAGGCAAGCATCAGTTAGAAAAG gaacaaaaaaattattctcGAACAACAGAAATAGACAACTTTAGATCTATTCAGGAAGATGGTGTACCTTTCTCCAACCAAGTATACTCTCTGCGCTTTGAG GTGAGTAAATATACTGGGAGGATTCACTTGTATTCCTGCATTCCAGGGACAGACTCAAGACCACAACCATTGTTTGAAAATTTCCGTCCAGAGGAACTTGAGTCACTTAATTCTTCGGTAGCCGATGATGACAAGGAAATAACTTCTAGATCTTTGAAGGTCAACCCAGCATATAGACATGCTCTTCTTGCATTCATTAACGAATGGAATAAACTAAGGCCCATTGAGAGAAGGAAATTAGTTGGAAAGAGTTTGCAGCTTCCTCTAGATATCGAGTTGTCATACTTGAATGAAAATATTAACCACAGCACTGAG GGACTGCTGAAGGGAGGAAGCAAGCGACGCATGACTCCATGGCATGAGATTAGCTACCCTTTACCATCCAATGCTGATTGGAAAAAGGTAAATTTATCTGGTAGCTatggaaagaaagaaaaacaataTACGCAGGGTTGGACCCTAATGGATGAGCCACTGTGTAAACTCTGTCAAACGCCATGCAA GGGCATCAATGCCAAGACACCTGAATTTTTTGAGGATCTTTTCTGTAACCTTAGCTGCTATGAAGAATATCGTGTGAGGACTAGTAGCAGGTCCCTTCGTCAG GAACTTTTTCAAATAGAACATGGGGTTTGCATGAATTGTAAGTTAGACTGTCATCAACTTGTGAAGACAATCAAACCTTTGTCATTGGAGAGGCGAAGAGAATATATAGTGAAAGTAGCACCAAATTTGGCAAGTCGGAAGAAATT CATTGATAAGCTTGTGAATAATCCATCTGAAGGCAATGCGTGGCACGCAGACCACATTATTCCTGTCTACCGAGGTGGAG GTGAATGCAGGTTAGAGAACATGAGGACTCTTTGTGTTGCCTGCCATTATGATGTTACTGCAGCACAACGTGCCGAACGACTTGTAATGAGGTCCAAGGCCAAGGAACAGCTCAAAGTCATCATGCGTGAACTCAAATATAACCAGAACATGGTGGAGATTGACAGTGATTCTAAG GGCCTAGGACATTCTGACGTGCAAGAGGATGAAACTGAAGATGAACTTTTAGTCAAAGTTCCTGGAAGTGCCTATTCTGCAGAACAGGACGCTGATCCTGAAGGCGAAGAATTGAATACATCTTCGAAAATGGAAGATTGA